One part of the Pseudomonas leptonychotis genome encodes these proteins:
- a CDS encoding PilT/PilU family type 4a pilus ATPase: MDLNAMLKILSSQDGSDLYLSTGAPPCAKFNGVLKALSAEPLKAGEVADIADAVMDVAQREEFERELEMNLAISIAGVGRFRINIFKQRNEVSIVARNIKLDIPKFEDLKLPQVLLKTVMEKRGLVLFVGGTGSGKSTSLAALIDYRNRNSGGHIITIEDPVEYVHKHKKSIINQREVGVDTRSFHAALKNTLRQAPDVILIGEIRDRETMEHALAFADTGHLAISTLHANNANQALDRIINFFPEDRRPQLLNDLGNNLKAFVSQRLVKTIDGKRRAAVEVLLGTPTIRDLIKRNEFSEIKEIMEKSKNLGMQTFDQALIDLVNDGSIDEDEAVKNADSANNVRLKLKLYRDNPAAPVQAAAASAPAPAAAETRPTTPAASAGEWGLELTLEDIEEEPLPPEDPGRKGI; this comes from the coding sequence ATGGATCTCAACGCCATGCTGAAAATCCTGTCCAGTCAGGACGGGTCTGATCTTTACCTTTCGACTGGAGCACCGCCGTGCGCCAAGTTCAATGGCGTGCTCAAGGCGTTGAGTGCTGAACCGCTGAAAGCCGGCGAGGTGGCGGATATTGCAGACGCGGTGATGGATGTGGCGCAGCGTGAAGAGTTCGAGCGCGAGTTGGAGATGAACCTGGCTATTTCCATTGCTGGCGTCGGGCGCTTTCGTATCAATATCTTCAAGCAGCGCAACGAAGTGTCGATTGTGGCGCGCAATATCAAGTTGGACATCCCCAAGTTTGAAGACCTTAAACTCCCGCAGGTGCTGCTCAAGACGGTGATGGAAAAGCGCGGCCTGGTGCTGTTCGTTGGCGGCACGGGCTCGGGTAAATCGACCTCGCTGGCCGCGTTGATTGATTACCGTAACCGCAACAGCGGTGGTCATATCATCACCATCGAAGACCCGGTGGAGTATGTACACAAGCACAAAAAGTCGATCATCAACCAGCGTGAGGTGGGGGTGGACACCCGCAGTTTTCACGCTGCACTGAAGAACACCCTGCGCCAGGCCCCGGACGTGATTCTTATTGGGGAAATTCGCGACCGCGAGACCATGGAACATGCCCTGGCCTTTGCCGACACCGGCCACCTGGCAATTTCTACGCTACACGCCAACAACGCCAACCAGGCGCTGGACCGCATCATCAACTTCTTCCCGGAAGACCGACGCCCGCAACTGCTTAACGACCTGGGTAACAACCTCAAAGCGTTCGTCTCGCAGCGCCTGGTGAAAACCATCGACGGTAAACGCCGCGCGGCGGTTGAAGTACTGCTGGGCACGCCGACCATTCGCGACCTGATCAAACGCAACGAGTTTTCCGAGATCAAGGAGATCATGGAGAAATCGAAGAACCTCGGCATGCAAACCTTCGATCAAGCGCTGATCGACTTGGTCAACGATGGCTCGATTGACGAAGACGAAGCGGTGAAAAATGCCGACTCGGCAAACAACGTGCGATTGAAGCTCAAACTGTATCGCGACAATCCAGCTGCGCCGGTGCAGGCCGCTGCAGCCTCGGCACCCGCTCCAGCGGCTGCCGAGACACGGCCGACAACCCCAGCCGCTTCAGCGGGCGAGTGGGGGCTGGAGCTGACGCTGGAGGATATCGAAGAGGAGCCACTGCCGCCTGAAGACCCAGGGCGCAAAGGCATCTGA
- a CDS encoding peptidylprolyl isomerase encodes MAKAMARHILVKTEAEAAALKKRIAAGEAFDVLARKYSTCPSGKKGGDLGEVRPGQMVRAIDQVIFKKPVREVHGPVKSQFGYHLVQVFYRE; translated from the coding sequence ATGGCAAAGGCAATGGCCCGCCACATTCTGGTTAAAACCGAAGCAGAGGCCGCTGCGCTAAAAAAACGCATTGCCGCCGGTGAGGCGTTTGATGTGCTGGCGCGCAAATACTCGACCTGCCCGTCTGGTAAAAAAGGCGGCGACCTCGGCGAGGTGCGTCCGGGGCAGATGGTGCGCGCCATCGACCAAGTCATCTTCAAAAAACCGGTGCGCGAAGTTCATGGGCCGGTGAAAAGCCAATTTGGCTATCATCTCGTGCAGGTTTTCTACCGCGAGTAA
- a CDS encoding MmcQ/YjbR family DNA-binding protein — MTAEQVATFCLNLPGAREDIKWGGVRVFSVAETKMFALFHLSGRDGLAFKVDADLFLGFCDRPGIRPAPYLARAHWVSMAAPYPLSDNELQALLTRSHQLVVSKLPKRLKLALLLDPPAADS, encoded by the coding sequence ATGACTGCTGAACAGGTCGCCACGTTCTGCCTGAACCTGCCGGGCGCGCGTGAAGACATCAAATGGGGTGGCGTGCGGGTGTTCTCGGTCGCCGAAACCAAGATGTTTGCGCTATTTCACCTAAGCGGCCGCGACGGCCTGGCATTCAAAGTCGATGCCGATCTGTTTCTTGGCTTCTGCGACCGGCCAGGCATCCGCCCTGCGCCTTATCTGGCCCGCGCACACTGGGTCAGCATGGCTGCGCCCTACCCGCTAAGTGATAACGAACTGCAAGCGCTGCTGACACGCTCCCATCAGTTGGTGGTCAGCAAGCTACCCAAACGCCTGAAGCTGGCCCTGTTACTCGACCCTCCAGCAGCAGATTCGTAA
- the sph gene encoding sphingomyelin phosphodiesterase: MYRCLLPLLCFSTLALSAPSFAQANPDEQFKLLAHNVFLLPSTIKPGWGQQQRAALIAEAAYIQGQDAVILNELFDNPASNILLNGLKSQYPFQTPVLGRSRTGWDATLGAYSDTTPEDGGVAIVSRWPIEQRVQYVYSQGCGADYLSNKGFVYIKLNRNGQAVHIIGTHAQAADTGCPDGKGTAVRASQFDELQNFINARGIALDQLVFVGGDFNVIKDSSEYYDMLARLQVNAPDSYAGSDTTFDTQRNGIANYQYPNHAPEYLDYIFVSRNHRQLPFWHNQVLDTPAPRWTVNLAGATWQFQDYSDHSPVAGFSRADSTTPTRASKPQQNLYGEVVLQSTSTGKTLRAGSSKANDWVKINGSGLEPESLFSLRNWYHPESFCIRDGDYIEVESRRHPGYWLNWWLGGGGGNYAYYMKAGDSSNQLRIELPNNSGCLKDGDNIRLRDRDTVRGSDYYLQNWASGSWKEHLYLWSSSPASAEQFRVHLKRPAHYPDWSSKLHY, encoded by the coding sequence ATGTATCGCTGCCTGCTGCCACTGCTGTGTTTCAGTACGCTTGCCCTATCCGCCCCGTCCTTTGCCCAGGCAAATCCGGATGAGCAGTTCAAACTGCTGGCACATAACGTGTTTCTGCTGCCCAGCACGATAAAACCGGGTTGGGGCCAGCAACAGCGCGCAGCGTTGATCGCTGAGGCGGCGTATATCCAAGGCCAGGATGCGGTGATTCTCAACGAGCTGTTCGATAATCCGGCGTCGAACATCCTGCTCAATGGATTAAAAAGCCAATACCCATTCCAGACGCCTGTGCTCGGCCGTAGCCGCACGGGCTGGGATGCCACTCTGGGCGCCTATTCGGATACCACGCCAGAAGACGGAGGCGTAGCCATCGTCAGCCGCTGGCCAATCGAGCAACGCGTGCAATATGTCTATAGCCAGGGTTGTGGGGCGGACTACCTGTCGAACAAGGGCTTTGTCTACATCAAACTCAATCGCAATGGACAGGCCGTGCATATCATCGGCACCCATGCGCAGGCGGCGGATACCGGCTGCCCGGATGGCAAAGGCACGGCGGTACGGGCCAGCCAGTTCGATGAACTGCAGAACTTCATCAACGCGCGCGGCATTGCCCTCGATCAGCTGGTGTTTGTTGGCGGCGACTTCAACGTAATCAAGGACAGCAGCGAGTACTACGACATGCTCGCCCGTTTGCAGGTCAACGCACCGGACAGCTATGCCGGCAGCGACACCACCTTTGATACCCAGCGCAACGGTATCGCCAACTACCAATACCCCAACCATGCTCCGGAATATCTGGATTACATCTTCGTTTCGCGCAACCACCGGCAACTGCCGTTCTGGCACAACCAGGTCCTGGATACCCCGGCGCCGCGCTGGACGGTCAACCTGGCGGGCGCGACCTGGCAATTCCAGGACTATTCCGATCACTCGCCGGTAGCCGGCTTTAGCCGCGCCGACAGCACGACGCCAACCCGCGCGAGCAAACCGCAGCAAAACCTCTACGGCGAAGTGGTCTTGCAAAGCACCAGCACCGGCAAAACCCTGCGCGCCGGCAGCAGCAAAGCCAACGACTGGGTGAAGATCAACGGCAGCGGGCTGGAACCGGAAAGCCTGTTCAGTCTGCGTAACTGGTACCACCCGGAAAGTTTCTGCATCCGCGATGGCGACTACATTGAAGTCGAATCTCGTCGCCATCCCGGCTATTGGCTCAACTGGTGGCTGGGCGGTGGCGGCGGTAACTACGCCTACTACATGAAGGCAGGCGACTCATCCAACCAGCTACGTATCGAACTGCCCAACAACAGCGGCTGCCTCAAGGATGGTGACAACATCCGCCTGCGCGACCGTGACACCGTGCGCGGCAGTGACTACTACCTGCAGAACTGGGCTTCCGGCAGCTGGAAAGAGCATCTGTACCTGTGGAGCAGCTCACCTGCCAGCGCCGAACAGTTCCGCGTGCACCTTAAGCGCCCTGCGCACTACCCGGACTGGAGTAGCAAGCTGCACTATTAA
- a CDS encoding ABC-F family ATPase yields MISTANITMQFGAKPLFENVSVKFGGGNRYGLIGANGCGKSTFMKILGDDLEPSGGQVMLEPNVRLGKLRQDQFAYEEFTVIDTVIMGHEELWKIKAERDRIYSLAEMSEEDGMKVGELEGEFAEMDGYTAESRAGELLLGLGIPLEQHFGPMSEVAPGWKLRVLLAQALFSDPEVLLLDEPTNHLDINTIRWLENILTQRNSTMIIISHDRHFLNSVCTHMADLDYGELRLFPGNYDEYMTAATQSREQLLSDNAKKKAQINELQSFVSRFSANASKSKQASSRAKQIDKIQLAEVKPSSRVSPFIRFEQNKKLHRQAVMIDKMAKGFDGKALFKNFSFQVEAGERVAIIGPNGIGKTTLLRTLVGELTPDAGSVKWTDSAELGYYAQDHAHDFERDDTLFDWMGQWTTGEQMIRGTLGRMLFSNDDILKSVKVISGGEQGRMLFGKLILQKPNVLIMDEPTNHLDMESIEALNLALENYPGTLIFVSHDREFVGSLATRIIELSANGITDFSGTYDDYLRSQGVIV; encoded by the coding sequence GTGATCTCCACCGCTAATATCACCATGCAATTCGGCGCCAAGCCGCTGTTCGAGAACGTGTCCGTCAAGTTTGGCGGCGGCAACCGTTATGGCCTGATCGGGGCTAACGGCTGCGGCAAGTCGACTTTTATGAAAATTCTCGGTGATGATCTGGAGCCGTCCGGCGGCCAGGTGATGCTGGAGCCGAACGTGCGCCTGGGTAAGTTGCGCCAGGATCAGTTCGCCTACGAAGAGTTCACGGTGATCGACACCGTGATCATGGGCCACGAAGAGCTGTGGAAGATTAAAGCCGAGCGCGATCGCATCTATTCGCTGGCCGAAATGAGCGAAGAAGACGGCATGAAGGTCGGCGAGCTCGAAGGTGAATTCGCCGAGATGGACGGCTACACCGCCGAGTCCCGTGCCGGTGAATTGCTGCTGGGGCTGGGTATTCCGCTGGAGCAGCACTTCGGCCCGATGAGTGAAGTCGCGCCAGGCTGGAAACTGCGTGTGTTGCTGGCACAGGCGCTGTTCTCAGACCCTGAAGTGTTGCTGCTCGATGAGCCGACCAACCACCTGGACATCAACACCATCCGCTGGCTGGAAAACATCCTCACCCAGCGCAACAGCACCATGATCATCATTTCTCACGACCGTCACTTCCTCAACAGCGTGTGCACCCACATGGCTGACCTGGATTACGGCGAGCTGCGCCTGTTCCCAGGCAACTACGATGAGTACATGACCGCAGCGACCCAGTCGCGCGAACAGTTGCTGTCCGATAACGCCAAGAAGAAAGCGCAGATCAACGAGCTGCAAAGCTTCGTTAGCCGCTTCTCGGCCAACGCCTCGAAATCCAAGCAGGCTTCCTCGCGCGCCAAGCAGATCGACAAGATCCAGCTGGCCGAGGTTAAGCCGTCCAGCCGCGTCAGCCCGTTCATTCGTTTTGAGCAAAACAAAAAGCTGCACCGCCAGGCTGTAATGATCGACAAAATGGCCAAGGGCTTCGACGGCAAAGCCCTGTTCAAGAACTTCAGCTTCCAGGTTGAAGCCGGCGAGCGCGTGGCGATTATCGGCCCGAACGGTATCGGTAAAACCACCCTGCTGCGCACCTTGGTCGGCGAACTGACCCCGGATGCCGGTAGCGTAAAATGGACCGATAGCGCGGAGCTCGGTTACTACGCCCAGGATCACGCTCACGACTTCGAACGCGACGACACCCTGTTCGATTGGATGGGCCAGTGGACCACCGGCGAGCAGATGATCCGTGGCACGCTGGGGCGCATGCTGTTCAGCAACGATGACATCCTCAAGTCGGTAAAGGTCATCTCCGGTGGTGAGCAAGGCCGCATGTTGTTCGGCAAGCTGATCCTGCAAAAGCCTAACGTGCTGATCATGGACGAACCGACCAACCACTTGGACATGGAATCCATCGAGGCGCTGAACCTGGCGCTGGAAAACTACCCAGGCACACTGATTTTCGTCAGCCACGACCGTGAGTTCGTAGGCTCTTTGGCTACGCGCATCATCGAGCTGTCGGCCAACGGCATCACCGATTTTAGCGGCACCTACGACGACTACCTGCGCAGCCAGGGCGTAATCGTCTAA
- a CDS encoding alpha/beta fold hydrolase — translation MDQLEHHLLPVNGIDLSLYSAGPVTGRPVWLLHGFPECWHSWRQQIAPLAAAGYRVLIPEMRGYGQSSAPRDPAAYDVITLCADIQAAMDLLDQHEVCVVGHDWGAPIAWHLALLEPARVKAVVGMAVPFGGRPKQPAIEIMRQLYAERFHYILHFQEPGVAEAEMDADLPRTLRMMMHNTSAAVPRDHFLQEKPAGAGLFDGMQDPGTLPDWCDPNAFAQYLKTFEGRGFYGALNWYRNFERNWQRTEALAERQIEQPALFLLGDMDPVGTLEAYTLKQMPKRIAQLEQHVLKDCGHWIQNEQAGQVNQLLLDFLSRHYA, via the coding sequence ATGGACCAACTTGAGCACCACCTTCTACCGGTTAACGGTATCGACCTGAGCCTGTACAGCGCTGGTCCCGTGACGGGCCGCCCGGTTTGGTTGCTGCATGGTTTTCCCGAGTGCTGGCATTCCTGGCGACAGCAGATCGCCCCCTTGGCGGCTGCCGGTTATCGCGTGCTAATCCCGGAGATGCGTGGCTATGGCCAGAGCAGCGCGCCGCGTGATCCTGCTGCCTATGACGTGATCACCCTCTGCGCCGATATTCAGGCCGCCATGGACCTGCTCGACCAGCATGAGGTGTGCGTGGTGGGGCACGACTGGGGCGCGCCGATAGCCTGGCACCTGGCTTTGCTTGAGCCGGCGCGGGTGAAGGCGGTTGTTGGTATGGCCGTGCCGTTTGGCGGGCGCCCCAAGCAGCCGGCCATTGAGATCATGCGCCAGCTGTATGCCGAGCGCTTTCATTACATCCTGCATTTCCAGGAACCTGGCGTCGCCGAGGCGGAGATGGATGCCGACCTGCCGCGCACCCTGCGCATGATGATGCACAACACCTCGGCGGCTGTACCCAGGGATCACTTTCTGCAGGAGAAACCGGCTGGTGCCGGGCTTTTCGATGGCATGCAAGACCCTGGTACGCTGCCTGACTGGTGCGACCCCAACGCCTTTGCGCAGTACCTGAAAACCTTTGAAGGCCGTGGTTTCTATGGTGCGCTCAACTGGTACCGCAACTTCGAACGTAACTGGCAGCGCACCGAGGCCTTGGCCGAGCGGCAGATTGAACAACCCGCGCTGTTCTTGCTCGGCGACATGGATCCGGTCGGCACGCTGGAGGCTTACACCCTAAAGCAGATGCCCAAGCGCATCGCACAGTTAGAGCAGCATGTGCTCAAAGACTGCGGGCACTGGATTCAGAACGAGCAGGCCGGGCAGGTTAATCAGCTGTTACTGGATTTTTTGAGTCGCCACTACGCCTGA
- a CDS encoding undecaprenyl-diphosphate phosphatase, whose product MDLWVAVQALILGIVEGITEFLPISSTGHQIIVADLIGFGGERAMAFNIIIQLGAILAVVWEYRRKILDIALGLRKEPTAQRFTANLLIAFLPAVALGVLFADLIHHYLFNPITVALALVVGGVIMLWAERRQHLVHAESVDDMTWQDALKIGFAQCLAMIPGTSRSGATIIGGLLFGLSRKAATEFSFFLAMPTMVGAAVYSGYKYRDLFQAADLPVFAIGFVTSFIFAMIAVRALLSFIGKHSYAAFAWYRIGFGLLILATWQLQWIDWSTAQP is encoded by the coding sequence ATGGATCTTTGGGTTGCCGTACAGGCACTGATTTTAGGCATCGTTGAAGGTATTACCGAGTTCCTGCCGATTTCCAGCACCGGGCACCAGATCATCGTGGCTGACCTGATTGGGTTTGGCGGCGAGCGGGCGATGGCTTTCAATATCATCATTCAGCTGGGGGCGATTCTCGCGGTGGTGTGGGAATACCGGCGCAAGATTCTCGACATCGCGTTGGGCTTGCGCAAAGAGCCCACGGCGCAACGCTTCACTGCCAACTTGCTGATCGCCTTTCTGCCAGCTGTGGCGCTGGGCGTGCTGTTTGCCGATCTTATTCACCACTACCTGTTCAACCCGATCACCGTAGCCTTGGCGCTGGTGGTGGGTGGCGTGATCATGCTCTGGGCGGAGCGCCGTCAACACCTGGTGCATGCCGAAAGCGTGGATGACATGACCTGGCAAGATGCGCTGAAGATTGGTTTCGCTCAGTGCCTCGCGATGATCCCAGGCACTTCACGCTCGGGCGCAACGATCATTGGCGGCTTGCTCTTCGGCTTGTCGCGCAAGGCCGCCACCGAGTTCTCCTTCTTCCTGGCCATGCCGACCATGGTCGGTGCTGCTGTGTACTCCGGCTATAAGTACCGCGATTTATTCCAGGCCGCAGATCTGCCGGTGTTTGCCATAGGCTTTGTCACCTCGTTTATCTTCGCCATGATTGCGGTGCGGGCGTTGCTCAGCTTTATTGGCAAGCACAGTTATGCCGCTTTTGCCTGGTACCGCATCGGGTTTGGCTTGCTGATTCTGGCGACCTGGCAGTTGCAGTGGATTGACTGGAGCACGGCGCAGCCGTGA
- a CDS encoding methyl-accepting chemotaxis protein: protein MNSLRSLPINRRLWLILVVAVVMLIIQGAWLLKQIHGDLYAAKAEKTQHVVQSAAGILQHYQGLETAGSLPREEAQKQAMEAIRGLRYAGQEYFWINDQTPVMIMHPTNPKLEGQNLSGFKDPDGKALFNEMVAISKSQGAGQVDYRWPKPGASEPVPKISYVQLFKPWGWIIGSGVYVDDVQAEFQAQALKTIAVGLVIALLMAMLVVVVVRSITGPLRHAVSAMANIASGDGDLTHSLDTHGNDELSALSRHFNAFTDKLRLVIKQSLDSAGQLDAAARNLGQVSGQAQQHSDQQSQQMELVATAINEVTYGVQDVAKNAEHASSEVHAAEEQALQGQKNIEASLRQINELSATIDQAVAVIQALAQESTQIGSVLEVIRSIAEQTNLLALNAAIEAARAGEQGRGFAVVADEVRLLAQRTQKSTAEIQVMIERLQGNSEAAVKVINDSSKASQLTIEQASQAGASLNLIASGLRNLSGLNASIASATLQQSHVIEDINQNVTQAASLAHNNAMAAQQSSDAGQHLGQLAEQLNRLLGQFRV from the coding sequence ATGAATAGCCTGCGCAGCCTGCCCATCAACCGCCGCCTATGGCTGATCCTGGTGGTCGCCGTCGTCATGCTGATTATTCAGGGTGCCTGGCTACTCAAGCAGATTCATGGCGATCTGTACGCCGCCAAAGCCGAGAAAACCCAGCACGTAGTACAAAGTGCTGCCGGCATTCTTCAGCACTATCAGGGTTTGGAAACCGCAGGCAGTTTGCCCCGTGAAGAGGCGCAGAAGCAGGCGATGGAAGCCATCCGCGGGCTGCGTTACGCCGGGCAGGAATACTTCTGGATCAATGATCAGACCCCCGTGATGATCATGCACCCGACCAACCCCAAGCTTGAAGGCCAGAACCTATCAGGCTTCAAGGACCCGGACGGTAAAGCCTTATTCAATGAAATGGTCGCCATCAGCAAAAGCCAAGGAGCCGGTCAGGTGGATTACCGCTGGCCCAAACCTGGTGCCAGCGAGCCCGTGCCGAAAATTTCCTATGTGCAGTTGTTTAAGCCCTGGGGGTGGATCATTGGCTCTGGCGTTTATGTTGACGATGTTCAGGCTGAGTTTCAGGCTCAAGCGCTGAAAACCATCGCAGTCGGTCTGGTGATAGCACTGTTGATGGCCATGCTGGTTGTTGTGGTGGTGCGCAGTATTACCGGCCCTTTGCGGCATGCGGTCAGCGCCATGGCTAATATTGCCAGTGGCGACGGTGACCTGACCCACAGCCTCGACACCCATGGCAACGATGAGTTATCGGCCCTGTCCCGCCATTTCAATGCCTTCACTGACAAACTACGCCTGGTGATCAAACAGTCCCTCGACTCTGCCGGCCAACTCGATGCGGCTGCGCGCAACCTCGGCCAGGTTTCTGGCCAGGCGCAACAGCACAGCGATCAGCAGTCACAACAGATGGAGTTGGTGGCCACCGCCATCAACGAGGTGACCTATGGCGTGCAGGATGTGGCGAAGAATGCCGAGCACGCTTCAAGCGAGGTTCACGCCGCTGAAGAGCAAGCCCTGCAAGGCCAGAAGAATATCGAGGCCAGCCTGCGCCAAATCAACGAGCTGTCCGCCACTATCGATCAAGCAGTGGCGGTGATTCAGGCGCTTGCCCAGGAAAGTACGCAGATTGGCAGCGTGCTGGAAGTGATTCGCTCGATTGCCGAGCAAACCAACCTGCTCGCGCTCAACGCCGCCATTGAAGCCGCACGTGCTGGCGAACAAGGCCGTGGCTTTGCCGTGGTGGCTGATGAGGTACGCCTGCTGGCTCAGCGCACACAAAAATCCACGGCAGAAATCCAAGTGATGATCGAACGCTTGCAGGGCAACTCGGAAGCCGCAGTTAAGGTCATCAACGACAGCAGCAAAGCCTCGCAGCTGACGATCGAGCAAGCCAGCCAGGCCGGTGCCAGCCTTAACTTGATCGCCAGCGGGTTGCGCAATCTCAGTGGTTTGAATGCTTCCATCGCCAGCGCGACGCTGCAACAATCGCACGTAATCGAAGACATCAATCAGAACGTCACCCAGGCAGCCAGCCTGGCCCATAACAATGCCATGGCGGCGCAACAGTCCAGTGATGCCGGGCAGCATCTGGGTCAGTTGGCTGAGCAGTTAAATCGGTTGCTTGGACAGTTCAGGGTATGA
- a CDS encoding nitrite/sulfite reductase, producing MYVYDQYDQKIVEDRVKQYRDQTRRYLAGELSGEEFRPLRLQNGLYIQRFAPMLRVAVPYGLMSSTQVRMMAKIARDYDKGYAHISTRQNVQFNWPDLEDIPDILAELATVQMHAIQTSGNCIRNTTTDQFAGVAKDEIVDPRLWCEIIRQWSTFHPEFTHLPRKFKIAVNGAVSDRAAIEVHDIGLEAVQNEAGELGFRVSVGGGLGRTPIVGSFINEFLPWQHLISYLDAILRVYNRYGRRDNKYKARIKILVKALTPAVFAERVNAEWAHLKDGPTTLTDAEVARVAAHFIDPSYKALDDQDAALKALDAEHPGFARWRQRNTFAHKKPGYVAVTLSLKPTGVAPGDVTDKQLDVIADLADRYSFSEVRNSHNQNIILADVEQAQLFTLWGELRENGFATPNVGLLTDIICCPGGDFCSLANAKSIPIAEAIQRRFEDLDYLFDIGDIDLNISGCMNACGHHHVGHIGILGVDKKGQEFYQVSLGGSSGRDASLAQILGPSFAEADMADVIDKIVKVYVERRTEEESFLDTFRRIGVDPFKERVYAANH from the coding sequence ATGTACGTATACGACCAGTACGACCAAAAAATCGTCGAAGACCGCGTCAAGCAATACCGCGATCAAACCCGCCGTTATCTGGCTGGCGAACTGAGCGGAGAAGAATTCCGCCCACTGCGCCTGCAAAATGGCCTGTATATCCAGCGCTTTGCGCCCATGCTGCGCGTTGCCGTGCCGTACGGTCTGATGTCATCGACGCAAGTGCGCATGATGGCCAAGATCGCCCGCGACTACGACAAAGGCTATGCACACATCAGCACCCGGCAGAACGTGCAGTTCAACTGGCCGGACCTGGAAGACATCCCGGATATCCTTGCCGAGCTGGCCACCGTGCAGATGCATGCGATCCAGACCAGCGGCAACTGCATCCGTAACACCACCACCGATCAGTTCGCCGGTGTGGCCAAGGATGAAATCGTCGACCCGCGCCTGTGGTGTGAAATCATCCGTCAGTGGTCGACCTTCCACCCTGAGTTCACTCACCTGCCGCGCAAATTCAAAATCGCGGTCAACGGTGCAGTTAGCGACCGTGCCGCCATTGAGGTGCACGACATCGGCCTTGAAGCCGTGCAGAACGAGGCCGGCGAGTTGGGCTTCCGCGTTTCTGTGGGTGGCGGCCTGGGCCGTACTCCGATCGTAGGCAGCTTTATTAACGAGTTCCTGCCGTGGCAGCACCTGATCAGTTACCTCGATGCCATCCTGCGTGTGTACAACCGCTATGGCCGTCGTGATAACAAGTACAAGGCGCGCATCAAGATTCTGGTCAAGGCACTCACGCCTGCCGTGTTCGCCGAGCGCGTCAATGCTGAGTGGGCCCACCTGAAAGACGGCCCGACCACCCTGACTGACGCTGAAGTAGCGCGCGTTGCCGCACACTTTATCGACCCAAGCTACAAGGCTCTCGACGATCAGGACGCTGCTCTTAAGGCGCTGGATGCCGAGCACCCAGGCTTTGCCCGCTGGCGTCAGCGCAACACCTTTGCGCACAAAAAGCCGGGCTATGTCGCTGTGACCCTGTCGCTCAAGCCGACCGGCGTGGCGCCAGGTGACGTCACCGACAAGCAGCTCGACGTGATTGCTGATCTGGCCGATCGTTACAGCTTTAGCGAAGTGCGTAACAGTCATAACCAGAACATCATTCTGGCGGATGTCGAGCAGGCGCAGCTGTTTACCCTGTGGGGCGAACTGCGTGAGAACGGTTTCGCCACACCAAACGTGGGCTTGCTGACCGACATCATCTGCTGCCCCGGCGGCGACTTTTGCTCGCTGGCCAACGCCAAGTCGATTCCAATTGCCGAAGCCATCCAGCGCCGTTTCGAAGACCTCGACTACCTGTTCGACATCGGCGATATCGATCTGAACATCTCCGGCTGCATGAACGCCTGTGGTCACCACCATGTTGGCCACATCGGTATCCTCGGCGTGGACAAAAAAGGCCAAGAGTTCTATCAGGTATCGCTCGGTGGTAGCTCCGGCCGTGACGCCAGCCTGGCGCAGATCCTCGGCCCATCCTTCGCAGAAGCGGACATGGCGGATGTGATCGACAAGATCGTCAAGGTCTATGTCGAGCGCCGCACTGAAGAAGAAAGCTTTCTCGACACCTTCCGCCGTATTGGCGTCGACCCGTTCAAGGAGCGCGTATATGCAGCGAATCATTAA
- a CDS encoding DUF934 domain-containing protein, giving the protein MQRIIKNGQLIDESWHLLPKDATLDGISNCDDLIVPLALWVEHSTALKARDGGLGVWLEAGEEIEEIADQLDNFQVIALNFPAFTDGRHCSTAYLLRTRYGYTGEVRAIGDVLRDQLFSYLRVGFDAFALREDKDPLDALKAFEEFSEVYQASGDQPLPLFRRRA; this is encoded by the coding sequence ATGCAGCGAATCATTAAGAACGGTCAGCTGATCGATGAAAGCTGGCACCTGTTGCCCAAGGACGCCACGCTGGACGGCATCTCCAACTGCGACGACCTGATCGTGCCGCTGGCGCTTTGGGTCGAACACAGCACCGCACTCAAAGCCCGCGATGGCGGCCTGGGTGTATGGCTGGAGGCTGGTGAGGAAATCGAGGAAATCGCCGATCAGCTGGATAACTTCCAGGTCATCGCGCTGAACTTCCCAGCCTTCACCGATGGCCGGCATTGCTCCACCGCCTATCTGCTGCGCACCCGCTACGGCTACACCGGCGAAGTGCGCGCCATCGGCGACGTGTTACGCGATCAGCTGTTTTCCTACCTGCGCGTGGGCTTTGACGCCTTTGCCCTGCGTGAAGACAAAGACCCACTGGATGCCTTGAAAGCCTTTGAGGAGTTCAGTGAGGTTTATCAAGCCTCCGGTGATCAGCCGCTGCCGCTGTTCCGCCGCCGCGCCTGA